Proteins encoded within one genomic window of Oryza brachyantha chromosome 7, ObraRS2, whole genome shotgun sequence:
- the LOC102718937 gene encoding uncharacterized protein LOC102718937 isoform X1, producing MARWDEILTLPVQNPPTLEFSAADIMWSRVEGWRDSMDRLALIPFSRVNDFVRGESNSKECPTRFHVEARRRRPPTMNCKPKVDGILEYILYWCSFGPDDYRKGGSVRPSRNCSTKRKTPAGRPHTKRGCICHFIVKRLIAEPSVALVIYNHNKHIDKKGNPCHGPMDTMAVGTKAMFAPYISDELRLQIMSLLCVGIPVETIMQRHTEMVKKQGGPSNRDDLLTHRYVRRLERKIRRSVYELDDDDAVSINIWVENHQEYIFLYEDFSDTETFIVGIQTDWQLQQMIQYGNRSLLASDSRFGTNKLKYPVHSLLVFDQQKNAIPVAWTITPNFAHGETYRWMGALYDRVRTKDPTWQLGGFIIDDPLADVRTIKEVFQCPVLISSWRIRHAWHKNLMKKCPDIEKRPMVAKRLGELICNICRGNGGMELFEAFLEDFVDCSSFLDYFRALWFPRLGAWITMLKTTPLATVEVASAIESYHHLLKLRLLNEANERVYHRADWLVHKLGTKVHSYYWLDEYSGKDSFSRYWRSEWKSGLNPWQQGLQIPDSDVVVEGNCARVVCQKNKERSHVIVNPGSDIALCDCSWSIKGNICKHAIKSTKVSRQRGLAPPSLALFRYYQALANVVHCPPSDTLINDHAVSVAVFVRAQLYSLLDATGGNSSRSTFEDPHSVTEPRESDVQEASIENGVCASQSQAESGDEASAEQNGDLDLPVSKKRKIREQSDEGGPMAMHTTQPSETESSQATDLQEPLDRQESPARKKLKLLEASDKEKANAMQENHPSETESSPCN from the exons ATGGCTAGGTGGGATGAAATTTTGACTCTTCCAGTTCAGAATCCGCCCACACTGGAGTTTTCGGCAGCGGATATAATGTGGTCCAGGGTGGAGGGCTGGAGGGACTCAATGGACAGGCTTGCGCTTATTCCATTTTCAAGGGTGAATGACTTTGTTCGAGGAGAATCGAACAGCAAAGAATGCCCAACAAGATTTCATGTTGAAGCACGGCGAAGGCGCCCACCAACAATGAACTGCAAACCAAAAGTTGACGGGATACTCGAGTATATTCT GTATTGGTGTTCTTTTGGTCCAGATGATTATAGAAAGGGTGGCTCTGTCCGCCCTAGCCGGAACTGTTCAACAAAGAGGAAAACACCTGCTGGTCGCCCTCATACAAAGAGGGGGTGTATTTGCCATTTCATTGTGAAGCGTTTGATCGCTGAACCATCTGTGGCTCTCGTGATATATAACCACAATAAGCATATAGATAAGAAAGGAAACCCTTGCCATGGTCCCATGGACACCATGGCTGTAGGGACGAAGGCAATGTTTGCACCTTACATATCAGATGAACTTCGTCTTCAGATTATGTCTTTGCTCTGTGTTGGTATTCCAGTGGAGACCATAATGCAGAGACATACAGAAATGGTCAAAAAGCAGGGAGGTCCATCAAACCGAGATGATCTTCTTACTCACAGATATGTTAGGAGGTTGGAAAGGAAAATACGTCGTTCGGTTTATGaacttgatgatgatgatgctgtTAGCATTAACATATGGGTTGAAAATCACcaagagtatatatttttatacgaGGACTTTTCAGATACGGAGACTTTTATCGTGGGCATCCAGACAGATTGGCAGCTCCAGCAGATGATTCAGTATGGCAACCGTAGTTTATTGGCTTCTGATTCAAGGTTTGGAACAAACAAACTAAAG TATCCTGTACACAGCCTCCTTGTTTTCGACCAACAGAAAAATGCAATTCCTGTTGCTTGGACCATAACTCCGAATTTTGCACATGGTGAAACATATAGATGGATGGGTGCTCTTTATGATCGAGTTCGTACAAAAGATCCAACATGGCAGTTGGGTGGCTTTATTATTGATGATCCATTAGCAGATGTGCGCACAATAAA GGAAGTATTCCAATGCCCTGTGCTGATTAGCTCATGGCGCATAAGGCATGCTTGGcacaaaaatttaatgaagaAGTGCCCAGATATTGAGAAGCGTCCAATGGTGGCTAAGCGACTTGGGGAGCTAATCTGCAATATCTGCAGAGGAAATGGTGGCATGGAATTATTTGAAGCTTTTCTGGAAGATTTTGTTGATTGTTCTAGTTTTTTGGACTACTTCAGAGCTCTATGGTTTCCAAGACTTG GGGCATGGATAACCATGTTGAAAACCACCCCATTGGCAACAGTGGAGGTTGCTTCAGCAATCGAGAGCTACCATCACCTCCTAAAACTCAGGCTGTTGAATGAGGCCAATGAAAGAGTCTATCACCGTGCAGATTGGTTGGTTCATAAGCTGGGGACAAAGGTCCATTCCTACTACTGGTTGGATGAATATTCTGGCAAGGACAGCTTTTCGCGTTACTGGAGGAGTGAGTGGAAAAGTGGCCTAAATCCATGGCAGCAGGGATTGCAAATCCCAGATTCTGATGTTGTTGTCGAAGGCAATTGTGCCAGAGTGGTCTGCCAGAAAAACAAGGAGAGGTCTCATGTAATAGTGAATCCAGGTTCTGATATTGCATTGTGTGATTGTAGCTGGTCCATTAAGGGAAACATTTGCAAACATGCAATTAAGTCGACTAAAGTGTCCCGCCAAAGGGGACTAGCACCACCATCATTGGCACTATTTCGATATTACCAGGCACTGGCTAATGTTGTTCATTGCCCACCCAGTGATACTTTGATTAATGATCATGCAGTTTCTGTTGCAGTTTTTGTTAGGGCACAGTTATATTCGCTGTTGGATGCAACCGGTGGTAATTCTTCAAGGTCAACTTTCGAGGATCCGCATTCAGTAACTGAGCCAAGAGAATCTGATGTACAAGAAGCCAGCATTGAGAATGGTGTATGTGCAAGTCAATCTCAGGCTGAGTCTGGTGATGAAGCTTCTGCAGAGCAGAATGGTGATCTAGACCTTCCTGTTtccaagaaaagaaagattaGGGAACAATCTGATGAAGGTGGCCCTATGGCGATGCACACCACACAACCTTCTGAGACTGAAAGCAGCCAAGCAACTGATCTGCAGGAACCTCTTGATCGTCAGGAGAGTCCTGCTCGCAAGAAACTAAAGTTGCTAGAAGCTTCTGATAAGGAAAAAGCTAATGCAATGCAAGAGAACCATCCTTCTGAAACTGAAAGTAGCCCTTGTAATTGA
- the LOC102718937 gene encoding uncharacterized protein LOC102718937 isoform X2 — MYWCSFGPDDYRKGGSVRPSRNCSTKRKTPAGRPHTKRGCICHFIVKRLIAEPSVALVIYNHNKHIDKKGNPCHGPMDTMAVGTKAMFAPYISDELRLQIMSLLCVGIPVETIMQRHTEMVKKQGGPSNRDDLLTHRYVRRLERKIRRSVYELDDDDAVSINIWVENHQEYIFLYEDFSDTETFIVGIQTDWQLQQMIQYGNRSLLASDSRFGTNKLKYPVHSLLVFDQQKNAIPVAWTITPNFAHGETYRWMGALYDRVRTKDPTWQLGGFIIDDPLADVRTIKEVFQCPVLISSWRIRHAWHKNLMKKCPDIEKRPMVAKRLGELICNICRGNGGMELFEAFLEDFVDCSSFLDYFRALWFPRLGAWITMLKTTPLATVEVASAIESYHHLLKLRLLNEANERVYHRADWLVHKLGTKVHSYYWLDEYSGKDSFSRYWRSEWKSGLNPWQQGLQIPDSDVVVEGNCARVVCQKNKERSHVIVNPGSDIALCDCSWSIKGNICKHAIKSTKVSRQRGLAPPSLALFRYYQALANVVHCPPSDTLINDHAVSVAVFVRAQLYSLLDATGGNSSRSTFEDPHSVTEPRESDVQEASIENGVCASQSQAESGDEASAEQNGDLDLPVSKKRKIREQSDEGGPMAMHTTQPSETESSQATDLQEPLDRQESPARKKLKLLEASDKEKANAMQENHPSETESSPCN; from the exons AT GTATTGGTGTTCTTTTGGTCCAGATGATTATAGAAAGGGTGGCTCTGTCCGCCCTAGCCGGAACTGTTCAACAAAGAGGAAAACACCTGCTGGTCGCCCTCATACAAAGAGGGGGTGTATTTGCCATTTCATTGTGAAGCGTTTGATCGCTGAACCATCTGTGGCTCTCGTGATATATAACCACAATAAGCATATAGATAAGAAAGGAAACCCTTGCCATGGTCCCATGGACACCATGGCTGTAGGGACGAAGGCAATGTTTGCACCTTACATATCAGATGAACTTCGTCTTCAGATTATGTCTTTGCTCTGTGTTGGTATTCCAGTGGAGACCATAATGCAGAGACATACAGAAATGGTCAAAAAGCAGGGAGGTCCATCAAACCGAGATGATCTTCTTACTCACAGATATGTTAGGAGGTTGGAAAGGAAAATACGTCGTTCGGTTTATGaacttgatgatgatgatgctgtTAGCATTAACATATGGGTTGAAAATCACcaagagtatatatttttatacgaGGACTTTTCAGATACGGAGACTTTTATCGTGGGCATCCAGACAGATTGGCAGCTCCAGCAGATGATTCAGTATGGCAACCGTAGTTTATTGGCTTCTGATTCAAGGTTTGGAACAAACAAACTAAAG TATCCTGTACACAGCCTCCTTGTTTTCGACCAACAGAAAAATGCAATTCCTGTTGCTTGGACCATAACTCCGAATTTTGCACATGGTGAAACATATAGATGGATGGGTGCTCTTTATGATCGAGTTCGTACAAAAGATCCAACATGGCAGTTGGGTGGCTTTATTATTGATGATCCATTAGCAGATGTGCGCACAATAAA GGAAGTATTCCAATGCCCTGTGCTGATTAGCTCATGGCGCATAAGGCATGCTTGGcacaaaaatttaatgaagaAGTGCCCAGATATTGAGAAGCGTCCAATGGTGGCTAAGCGACTTGGGGAGCTAATCTGCAATATCTGCAGAGGAAATGGTGGCATGGAATTATTTGAAGCTTTTCTGGAAGATTTTGTTGATTGTTCTAGTTTTTTGGACTACTTCAGAGCTCTATGGTTTCCAAGACTTG GGGCATGGATAACCATGTTGAAAACCACCCCATTGGCAACAGTGGAGGTTGCTTCAGCAATCGAGAGCTACCATCACCTCCTAAAACTCAGGCTGTTGAATGAGGCCAATGAAAGAGTCTATCACCGTGCAGATTGGTTGGTTCATAAGCTGGGGACAAAGGTCCATTCCTACTACTGGTTGGATGAATATTCTGGCAAGGACAGCTTTTCGCGTTACTGGAGGAGTGAGTGGAAAAGTGGCCTAAATCCATGGCAGCAGGGATTGCAAATCCCAGATTCTGATGTTGTTGTCGAAGGCAATTGTGCCAGAGTGGTCTGCCAGAAAAACAAGGAGAGGTCTCATGTAATAGTGAATCCAGGTTCTGATATTGCATTGTGTGATTGTAGCTGGTCCATTAAGGGAAACATTTGCAAACATGCAATTAAGTCGACTAAAGTGTCCCGCCAAAGGGGACTAGCACCACCATCATTGGCACTATTTCGATATTACCAGGCACTGGCTAATGTTGTTCATTGCCCACCCAGTGATACTTTGATTAATGATCATGCAGTTTCTGTTGCAGTTTTTGTTAGGGCACAGTTATATTCGCTGTTGGATGCAACCGGTGGTAATTCTTCAAGGTCAACTTTCGAGGATCCGCATTCAGTAACTGAGCCAAGAGAATCTGATGTACAAGAAGCCAGCATTGAGAATGGTGTATGTGCAAGTCAATCTCAGGCTGAGTCTGGTGATGAAGCTTCTGCAGAGCAGAATGGTGATCTAGACCTTCCTGTTtccaagaaaagaaagattaGGGAACAATCTGATGAAGGTGGCCCTATGGCGATGCACACCACACAACCTTCTGAGACTGAAAGCAGCCAAGCAACTGATCTGCAGGAACCTCTTGATCGTCAGGAGAGTCCTGCTCGCAAGAAACTAAAGTTGCTAGAAGCTTCTGATAAGGAAAAAGCTAATGCAATGCAAGAGAACCATCCTTCTGAAACTGAAAGTAGCCCTTGTAATTGA